A region of Leclercia adecarboxylata DNA encodes the following proteins:
- the fhuC gene encoding Fe3+-hydroxamate ABC transporter ATP-binding protein FhuC has product MQENNPQSDTTFALDGVSFRVPGRTLLHPLSLTFPAGQVTGLIGHNGSGKSTLLKMLGRHQPPSEGDILLDGQPLESWNSKAFARKVAYLPQQLPQAEGMTVRELVAIGRYPWHGALGRFGVADREKVEEAIALVGLKPLAHRLVDSLSGGERQRAWIAMLVAQDSRCLLLDEPTSALDIAHQVDVLALVHRLSQQRGLTVIAVLHDINMAARYCDYLVALRGGEMIARGTPDELMQSETLETIYGIPMGILPHPAGAAPVSFVY; this is encoded by the coding sequence ATGCAGGAAAACAACCCGCAATCCGATACCACCTTTGCCCTTGATGGCGTCTCCTTTCGCGTTCCTGGACGTACGCTGCTGCATCCGCTTTCGCTGACCTTTCCCGCAGGCCAGGTGACCGGCCTTATCGGTCATAACGGCTCCGGCAAATCCACCTTACTGAAAATGCTGGGCCGCCATCAGCCGCCGTCCGAAGGCGATATCCTGCTCGATGGACAGCCGCTGGAGAGCTGGAACAGCAAAGCCTTTGCCCGCAAGGTGGCCTATCTGCCGCAGCAGCTGCCGCAGGCGGAAGGGATGACCGTCCGCGAACTGGTGGCGATTGGCCGCTATCCGTGGCATGGCGCGCTGGGCCGTTTTGGCGTGGCCGACCGCGAGAAAGTGGAAGAGGCAATTGCGCTGGTGGGCTTAAAACCGCTGGCCCATCGTCTGGTGGATAGCCTGTCCGGCGGCGAGCGCCAGCGGGCGTGGATCGCCATGCTGGTGGCGCAGGACAGCCGTTGTTTACTCCTGGATGAGCCCACATCCGCCCTCGATATCGCCCATCAGGTGGACGTGCTGGCGCTGGTGCATCGCTTAAGCCAGCAGCGCGGCCTGACCGTGATTGCGGTGCTGCATGACATCAACATGGCGGCGCGCTACTGCGATTATCTGGTGGCGCTGCGGGGCGGAGAGATGATCGCCCGTGGCACGCCGGATGAGCTGATGCAGAGCGAGACGCTGGAAACCATTTACGGAATTCCAATGGGTATTCTGCCGCATCCGGCCGGAGCGGCACCGGTGAGCTTTGTCTATTGA
- the fhuD gene encoding Fe(3+)-hydroxamate ABC transporter substrate-binding protein FhuD, with product MPDFMISRRRLLTAMALSPLLWKMNAAQAAAIDPQRIVALEWLPVELLLALGVTPYGVADIPNYTLWVNEPRLPASVIDIGLRTEPNLELLTQMKPSYLVWSAGYGPSEEKLARIAPGRGFAFSDGKKPLTNARKSLSEMAQLLNLESAARSHLDHFDSVIDSYKPRFAGRGDRPLLMVTLLDARHMLVFGNNCLFQEVLDRYGIKNAWEGEMTFWGSTAVGIDRLAAFKDVDVLCFDHGNEREMQTLMATPLWQAMPFVRQQRVKRVPAVWFYGATLSAMHFARVLDSALGGQA from the coding sequence ATGCCTGATTTTATGATTAGCCGTCGCCGCCTGCTGACGGCCATGGCCCTTTCGCCGCTGCTGTGGAAAATGAACGCCGCGCAGGCTGCCGCCATCGATCCGCAGCGCATTGTGGCCCTCGAGTGGCTCCCGGTTGAGCTGCTGCTGGCGCTGGGCGTTACCCCCTATGGCGTGGCCGATATTCCCAACTACACCCTGTGGGTGAACGAGCCGCGGCTGCCGGCGTCGGTTATCGACATCGGCCTGCGTACCGAGCCTAACCTCGAACTGCTGACCCAGATGAAACCCTCTTACCTGGTCTGGTCGGCCGGGTATGGTCCGTCAGAAGAGAAGCTGGCGCGGATTGCGCCGGGACGGGGTTTTGCCTTCAGCGACGGGAAAAAGCCGCTGACCAATGCCCGTAAATCGTTAAGCGAGATGGCCCAGCTGCTGAATCTGGAAAGCGCGGCCCGTTCGCATCTGGATCACTTCGACAGCGTAATAGACAGCTACAAACCGCGCTTTGCCGGTCGCGGCGACCGTCCACTGCTGATGGTCACTCTGCTCGATGCCCGCCATATGCTGGTGTTTGGCAATAACTGCCTGTTCCAGGAAGTGCTGGATCGCTATGGAATTAAAAACGCCTGGGAAGGGGAGATGACCTTCTGGGGCAGTACCGCCGTTGGCATCGATCGTCTGGCGGCGTTTAAGGATGTGGATGTGCTCTGCTTCGATCACGGCAATGAACGCGAAATGCAGACCCTGATGGCGACGCCGCTGTGGCAGGCGATGCCGTTTGTTCGCCAGCAGCGCGTCAAGCGCGTACCGGCGGTGTGGTTCTATGGCGCGACGCTGTCGGCCATGCACTTTGCCCGCGTACTGGATAGCGCACTGGGAGGCCAGGCATGA
- the fhuB gene encoding Fe(3+)-hydroxamate ABC transporter permease FhuB, whose protein sequence is MRSRIALYPALFIVMLLAVALGLTWWNLNLALPRTQWGAALVAPDIDNIQQMLFHYSLLPRLAISLLVGAGLGLVGVLFQQVLRNPLAEPTTLGVATGAQLGMTIITLWTLPGALAPQFAALVGACVVGAIVFGVAWGKRLSPVTLILAGLVVSLYCGAVNQLLVIFHHDQLQSMFLWSTGTLTQTDWSIVQRLWPQLLGGVLLTLLLLRPLTLMGLDDGVARNLGLALSLARLAALTLAIVISALLVNAVGIIGFIGLFAPLLAKMLGARRLLSRLMLAPLIGALILWLSDQVILWLTRVWMEVSTGSVTALIGAPLLLWLLPRLRSMSAPAMNAGDKVQAERQHVVWFALAGGAVLLLAVITAMAFGRDAQGWHWSSGAMLDELLPWRTPRIFAALMAGVMLAVAGCIIQRLTGNPMASPEVLGISSGAAFGVVLMLFFVPGNAFGWLMPAGSLGAAATLLIILVSAGRGGFSPHRMLLAGMALSTAFTMLLMMLQASGDPRMAQILTWISGSTYNATTEQVMSTGIAMIVLLALVPLCRRWLTVLPLGGDTARSVGMALNTSRIGLLLLAAALTATATLTIGPLSFIGLMAPHIARMMGFRRTMPHIVMSALIGGIMLVIADWCGRMVLFPYQIPAGLLSTFIGAPYFIYLLRKQSR, encoded by the coding sequence ATGAGATCCCGGATAGCCCTTTACCCGGCGCTGTTCATAGTGATGCTGCTGGCCGTTGCGCTGGGTTTAACCTGGTGGAACCTCAATCTGGCCCTGCCGCGCACGCAGTGGGGCGCCGCGCTGGTCGCCCCCGATATCGATAATATTCAACAGATGCTGTTCCACTACAGCCTGCTGCCACGGCTGGCGATCTCGCTGCTGGTGGGGGCAGGGCTTGGGCTGGTGGGCGTGCTGTTCCAGCAGGTGCTGCGTAATCCGCTGGCGGAGCCGACCACCCTGGGTGTGGCAACCGGCGCTCAACTGGGGATGACCATCATCACCCTGTGGACGCTGCCGGGCGCGCTGGCACCGCAGTTCGCCGCCCTGGTGGGCGCCTGCGTGGTAGGCGCGATCGTCTTTGGCGTGGCCTGGGGCAAACGCCTCTCGCCGGTCACCCTGATCCTCGCCGGGCTGGTGGTGAGTCTCTACTGCGGAGCGGTGAATCAGCTTTTAGTCATTTTCCATCACGACCAGCTGCAAAGCATGTTCCTCTGGAGCACCGGAACCCTGACGCAGACCGACTGGAGTATCGTCCAGCGCCTGTGGCCACAGCTGCTGGGCGGCGTGCTGCTGACCCTGCTGCTGCTGCGCCCGCTCACCCTGATGGGGCTGGACGATGGCGTGGCGCGCAACCTCGGGCTGGCGCTGTCGCTGGCGCGTCTGGCGGCGCTGACCCTGGCGATTGTCATCAGCGCCCTGCTGGTGAACGCCGTGGGCATTATCGGCTTTATCGGCCTCTTCGCGCCGCTGCTGGCAAAAATGCTCGGTGCGCGGCGTTTGCTCTCCCGGCTGATGCTGGCTCCGCTGATCGGGGCGCTGATCCTCTGGCTCTCTGACCAGGTGATCCTCTGGCTGACACGGGTGTGGATGGAAGTCTCTACCGGTTCCGTGACCGCCCTGATTGGCGCGCCGCTGCTGCTGTGGCTGCTGCCGCGTCTGCGCAGCATGAGCGCCCCGGCGATGAACGCGGGTGACAAAGTGCAGGCCGAGCGCCAACACGTGGTGTGGTTTGCCCTGGCGGGCGGCGCGGTGCTGTTGCTGGCGGTGATAACGGCGATGGCGTTTGGCCGCGATGCGCAGGGCTGGCACTGGTCGAGCGGGGCGATGCTCGATGAACTTCTGCCGTGGCGCACACCGCGTATTTTTGCCGCCCTGATGGCCGGGGTGATGCTGGCGGTGGCGGGCTGCATCATTCAGCGCCTGACCGGTAACCCGATGGCGAGCCCGGAAGTGCTGGGGATCAGCTCCGGGGCGGCGTTCGGCGTGGTGCTGATGCTCTTCTTCGTGCCGGGCAATGCTTTCGGCTGGCTGATGCCTGCGGGCAGCCTTGGCGCTGCGGCGACGCTGCTGATTATCCTCGTCTCCGCCGGACGCGGGGGCTTCTCGCCGCACCGGATGCTGCTGGCGGGGATGGCGCTGAGCACCGCCTTCACCATGCTGCTGATGATGCTGCAGGCCAGCGGCGATCCGCGCATGGCGCAGATCCTGACCTGGATCTCGGGTTCAACCTACAACGCGACGACCGAGCAGGTGATGAGCACCGGGATAGCCATGATCGTCCTGCTGGCGCTGGTGCCGCTGTGCCGTCGCTGGCTGACGGTGCTGCCGCTGGGTGGCGATACCGCCCGCTCGGTGGGCATGGCGTTGAACACCTCGCGCATCGGCCTGCTGCTGCTGGCGGCGGCGCTGACCGCAACCGCGACCCTGACCATCGGTCCGCTGAGTTTTATCGGACTGATGGCGCCGCATATTGCGCGAATGATGGGCTTTCGTCGGACGATGCCGCACATTGTGATGTCGGCGTTAATCGGGGGGATCATGCTGGTGATAGCCGACTGGTGCGGACGGATGGTGCTGTTCCCGTACCAGATCCCGGCAGGGCTGTTATCCACCTTTATCGGCGCGCCGTACTTTATCTATCTTCTGCGGAAACAGAGCCGATAA
- the hemL gene encoding glutamate-1-semialdehyde 2,1-aminomutase, translating to MSKSENLYSAARELIPGGVNSPVRAFTGVGGTPLFIERADGAYLYDVDGKAYIDYVGSWGPMVLGHNHPAIRNAVIEAAERGLSFGAPTEMEVKMAELVTELVPTMDMVRMVNSGTEATMSAIRLARGFTGRDKIIKFEGCYHGHADCLLVKAGSGALTLGQPNSPGVPADFAKHTLTCTYNDLDSVRAAFEQYPQEIACIIVEPVAGNMNCIPPQPGFLQGLRALCDEFGALLIIDEVMTGFRVALAGAQSYYDVVPDLTCLGKIIGGGMPVGAFGGRREVMDALAPTGPVYQAGTLSGNPIAMAAGFACLTEVAQPGIHTTLTDRTTQLANGLLEAAEDTGIPLVVNHVGGMFGIFFTEAKTVTCYQDVVQCDVERFKRFFHLMLDEGVYLAPSAFEAGFMSVAHSEEDINNTIDAARRVFAKL from the coding sequence ATGAGCAAGTCTGAAAACCTCTACAGTGCAGCCCGCGAGCTTATCCCTGGCGGTGTTAACTCCCCGGTCCGTGCCTTTACCGGCGTGGGCGGTACACCGCTGTTTATCGAACGTGCCGATGGCGCATATCTGTATGACGTGGATGGCAAAGCCTATATCGACTATGTCGGCTCATGGGGCCCGATGGTTTTAGGGCATAACCACCCGGCTATCCGTAATGCGGTGATCGAAGCGGCGGAGCGCGGCTTGAGCTTCGGCGCGCCGACCGAAATGGAAGTTAAAATGGCGGAGCTGGTGACCGAACTGGTGCCGACCATGGATATGGTACGTATGGTGAACTCCGGTACCGAAGCGACCATGAGCGCCATCCGTCTGGCGCGCGGCTTTACCGGCCGCGACAAAATCATCAAATTCGAAGGCTGCTACCACGGCCACGCCGACTGCCTGCTGGTGAAAGCGGGTTCCGGCGCGCTGACCCTCGGCCAGCCGAACTCCCCGGGCGTTCCGGCGGACTTCGCCAAACATACCCTGACCTGTACCTATAACGATCTCGACTCCGTGCGTGCCGCCTTTGAGCAGTATCCGCAGGAGATCGCCTGCATCATCGTTGAACCGGTAGCGGGCAACATGAACTGCATTCCACCTCAGCCGGGCTTCCTGCAGGGCCTGCGTGCGCTGTGCGACGAATTCGGCGCGCTGCTGATTATCGACGAAGTGATGACCGGCTTCCGCGTTGCACTGGCGGGCGCCCAGTCTTATTACGACGTGGTGCCTGATCTGACCTGTCTGGGCAAAATCATCGGCGGCGGTATGCCGGTGGGCGCCTTTGGCGGACGCAGAGAGGTGATGGACGCGCTGGCCCCAACCGGTCCGGTTTACCAGGCAGGCACCTTGTCCGGTAACCCGATTGCCATGGCCGCCGGTTTCGCCTGTCTCACCGAAGTGGCGCAACCGGGGATCCATACCACCCTTACCGACCGCACCACCCAGCTGGCAAACGGCCTGCTGGAAGCGGCAGAAGACACGGGTATTCCGCTGGTGGTGAACCACGTCGGCGGCATGTTCGGCATCTTCTTCACCGAAGCCAAAACCGTAACCTGCTATCAGGATGTAGTGCAGTGCGACGTTGAACGCTTCAAGCGTTTCTTCCATCTGATGCTGGACGAGGGCGTTTACCTGGCACCGTCGGCGTTTGAGGCGGGCTTTATGTCAGTCGCGCACAGCGAAGAGGATATCAACAACACCATCGACGCGGCGCGTCGGGTGTTTGCGAAGCTTTGA
- the clcA gene encoding H(+)/Cl(-) exchange transporter ClcA, translating to MKADSPSFEEQQFARAQHRISIRRLLNRDKTPLAILLGAAVVGTLAGLVGVAFEKAVNGVLNWRIGTVAGYADREWLVWILAFGLSALFAMVGYFLVRKFAPEAGGSGIPEIEGALEELRPVRWWRVLPVKFIGGMGTLGAGMVLGREGPTVQLGGNVGRMVSDLFRMRSAEARHTLLATGAAAGLSAAFNAPLAGILFIIEEMRAQFRYNLISIKAVFTGVIMSSIVFRLFNGEGAVIEVGKLTNAPVNTLWLYLILGMIFGIVGPLFNALIIRAQDMFQRIHGGNTTRWVLVGGLLGGVCGVLGFIEPNAAGGGFGLIPIAAAGNFSIGLLLFMFISRVITTVLCFSSGAPGGIFAPMLALGTLLGTAFGMAAAAGFPAYHLEAGTFAVAGMGALLAASLRAPLTGIVLVLEMTDNYQLILPMIITCLGATLLAQFLGGKPLYSTILARTLAKQNT from the coding sequence ATGAAAGCAGATTCTCCCTCATTTGAAGAACAACAGTTTGCGCGTGCGCAACACCGTATCAGCATCCGGCGGCTGCTCAACCGCGACAAGACACCGCTGGCGATTTTACTGGGCGCGGCGGTTGTTGGCACGCTGGCGGGGCTGGTGGGCGTCGCGTTCGAAAAGGCCGTCAATGGCGTCCTTAACTGGCGTATTGGCACCGTGGCGGGTTACGCCGATCGTGAATGGCTGGTGTGGATCCTGGCCTTTGGTTTATCAGCACTGTTCGCGATGGTGGGGTATTTTCTGGTGCGTAAATTCGCTCCGGAAGCGGGCGGCTCGGGGATCCCTGAGATAGAAGGGGCGCTCGAAGAGCTGCGCCCGGTCCGCTGGTGGCGCGTCCTTCCGGTTAAGTTTATCGGTGGGATGGGCACGCTGGGAGCGGGGATGGTACTCGGGCGCGAAGGACCGACCGTACAGCTGGGCGGCAATGTGGGCCGTATGGTCAGCGATCTGTTCAGGATGCGCAGCGCTGAAGCACGCCATACGCTGCTGGCAACCGGTGCCGCCGCGGGGCTTTCCGCCGCGTTCAACGCCCCGCTGGCGGGGATCCTGTTTATCATCGAAGAGATGCGCGCGCAGTTTCGCTATAACCTGATCTCGATTAAAGCGGTCTTTACCGGCGTGATTATGTCGAGCATTGTCTTTCGGTTATTCAATGGCGAAGGGGCGGTTATCGAGGTCGGTAAGTTAACCAACGCGCCGGTCAATACGCTGTGGCTCTATCTGATCCTCGGCATGATTTTTGGCATTGTCGGCCCGCTGTTTAATGCCCTTATTATTCGCGCGCAGGATATGTTCCAGCGGATCCACGGCGGTAACACCACCAGATGGGTGCTGGTGGGCGGCCTGCTGGGGGGCGTGTGCGGTGTGCTGGGCTTTATCGAACCCAACGCGGCAGGCGGTGGCTTTGGGCTGATCCCCATTGCAGCTGCGGGTAACTTCAGCATCGGCCTGCTGCTGTTTATGTTCATCTCCCGGGTCATCACCACCGTACTCTGCTTCTCCTCCGGCGCGCCCGGCGGCATTTTTGCCCCCATGCTGGCGTTGGGCACGTTGCTGGGCACGGCCTTTGGCATGGCTGCAGCCGCTGGTTTCCCGGCATATCATCTTGAGGCTGGCACCTTTGCCGTCGCCGGAATGGGGGCGCTGCTGGCGGCGTCGCTGCGCGCGCCGCTCACCGGGATCGTGCTGGTGCTGGAGATGACCGACAATTACCAGCTCATTTTGCCAATGATCATTACCTGCCTGGGGGCCACACTATTAGCCCAGTTCCTCGGCGGAAAACCGCTATACTCCACCATTCTTGCCCGTACCCTGGCGAAGCAGAATACTTGA
- the erpA gene encoding iron-sulfur cluster insertion protein ErpA, with translation MSDDVALPLQFTEAAAKKVKDLISDEDNPELKLRVYITGGGCSGFQYGFTFDDQVNDGDMTIEKQGVALVVDPMSLQYLVGGSVDYTEGLEGSRFVVTNPNATSTCGCGSSFSI, from the coding sequence ATGAGTGATGACGTAGCGCTGCCGTTGCAGTTTACCGAAGCAGCAGCCAAAAAAGTAAAAGACCTGATTTCCGATGAAGACAACCCGGAGCTGAAACTGCGTGTGTACATTACCGGCGGCGGCTGCAGCGGCTTCCAGTATGGATTCACCTTTGACGATCAGGTTAACGATGGTGACATGACCATTGAGAAGCAGGGCGTCGCGCTGGTCGTTGACCCGATGAGCCTGCAGTATCTGGTGGGTGGCTCTGTTGATTACACCGAAGGTCTGGAAGGTTCGCGCTTTGTGGTAACCAACCCGAACGCGACAAGCACCTGCGGGTGTGGTTCTTCGTTCAGTATCTGA
- a CDS encoding TRIC cation channel family protein produces MLVYWLDILGTAVFAISGVLLAGKLRMDPFGVLVLGVVTAVGGGTIRDMALDHGPVFWVKDPTDLVVAMVTCMLTIILVRQPRRLPKWLLPVLDAVGLAVFVGIGVNKAFMAGTGPMVAICMGVVTGVGGGIIRDILAREVPMILRTEIYATACILGGIVHATAWYTFNIPLEQAAMLGMAVTLAIRLAAIRWHLKLPTFALDENGR; encoded by the coding sequence ATGCTCGTTTACTGGCTGGATATTCTTGGCACAGCCGTTTTTGCGATCTCCGGCGTTCTGCTGGCCGGTAAATTACGCATGGACCCGTTTGGCGTCCTGGTGTTGGGCGTGGTCACCGCCGTTGGTGGGGGAACCATCCGCGATATGGCCCTCGATCATGGCCCGGTATTCTGGGTCAAGGATCCCACCGACCTGGTGGTGGCGATGGTCACCTGCATGTTAACCATTATCCTGGTCCGCCAGCCGCGCCGCCTGCCGAAATGGCTGCTGCCGGTGCTGGATGCGGTGGGTCTCGCGGTGTTTGTCGGGATTGGGGTCAACAAGGCGTTTATGGCCGGAACCGGCCCGATGGTGGCGATCTGTATGGGGGTGGTCACCGGCGTGGGCGGCGGGATTATCCGCGATATTCTGGCGCGCGAAGTGCCGATGATCCTGCGAACGGAAATCTACGCCACGGCCTGCATTCTGGGCGGGATCGTCCACGCAACGGCGTGGTACACCTTTAATATTCCGCTGGAACAGGCGGCGATGCTGGGAATGGCGGTCACGCTGGCAATCAGGCTGGCGGCAATCCGCTGGCACCTGAAGCTACCGACCTTCGCGCTGGACGAAAACGGGCGGTAA
- the btuF gene encoding vitamin B12 ABC transporter substrate-binding protein BtuF, which produces MAKPLIRALVALFLLTPAWLLAAPRVITLSPANTELAFAAGIVPVGVSSYSDYPPEAAKIEQVATWQGMNVERIVALKPDLVLAWRGGNAERQVNQLASLGIKVQWIDATSIEQVAQALRDLAPWSPEPQKAQQAAQQMLTEYAALKATYGTLPKKRVFIQFGQQPLFTTSKGSLQHQVLELCGGENIFAASRVPWPQVSREQVLARQPQAIVVAGSAGDIPKIEQYWKSQLKIPVIALKSDWFERASPRIILAAKQLCSALSQSH; this is translated from the coding sequence GTGGCTAAGCCGCTCATCAGAGCGCTTGTTGCGCTGTTTCTGCTGACACCGGCGTGGCTTCTGGCCGCGCCGCGTGTTATTACCCTCTCCCCCGCCAATACCGAGCTGGCGTTTGCCGCTGGGATCGTCCCCGTCGGGGTCAGCAGCTATTCCGACTATCCCCCCGAAGCGGCTAAAATTGAACAAGTCGCCACCTGGCAAGGCATGAACGTTGAACGCATCGTCGCGCTTAAGCCCGATCTGGTGCTGGCCTGGCGCGGCGGCAATGCCGAACGACAGGTAAACCAGTTGGCCTCGCTGGGGATAAAAGTGCAGTGGATCGATGCCACCAGCATTGAGCAGGTTGCGCAGGCTCTTCGCGATCTTGCCCCCTGGAGCCCTGAACCACAAAAAGCGCAACAGGCCGCGCAGCAGATGCTGACGGAGTATGCCGCCCTGAAGGCCACCTACGGCACACTGCCAAAAAAGCGGGTGTTTATCCAGTTTGGCCAGCAACCCCTGTTCACTACCAGCAAAGGCTCTTTGCAACATCAGGTACTGGAACTCTGTGGTGGAGAAAATATCTTTGCTGCCAGCCGGGTGCCCTGGCCCCAGGTTAGCCGCGAGCAGGTTCTGGCGCGCCAGCCGCAGGCCATTGTTGTAGCCGGTTCCGCAGGCGATATTCCTAAAATAGAGCAGTACTGGAAAAGTCAGTTAAAAATACCGGTAATTGCCCTTAAGAGTGACTGGTTTGAGCGCGCGAGCCCGCGTATTATCCTCGCCGCAAAACAACTCTGCTCTGCGCTGTCGCAGAGCCACTAA
- the mtnN gene encoding 5'-methylthioadenosine/S-adenosylhomocysteine nucleosidase: MKIGIIGAMEEEVTLLRDKIENRQTLSLGGCEIYTGTLNGTEVALLKSGIGKVSAALGATLLLERCKPDLIINTGSAGGLAPTLKVGDIVVSDEARYHDADVTAFGYEYGQLPGCPAGFKADDKLVAAAESCIAELNLNAVRGLIVSGDAFINGSVNLAKIRHNFPQAIAVEMEATAIAHVCHNFSVPFVVVRAISDVADQQSHLSFDEFLVVAAKQSSLMVETLVQKLARG; the protein is encoded by the coding sequence ATGAAAATCGGTATTATTGGAGCAATGGAAGAAGAAGTTACGCTGCTGCGTGACAAAATTGAGAACCGTCAGACCCTCTCTCTGGGCGGCTGTGAGATTTACACCGGCACGCTGAACGGTACTGAAGTTGCTCTGCTGAAATCAGGTATCGGTAAAGTTTCTGCCGCGCTGGGCGCTACCCTGCTGCTGGAACGCTGCAAGCCAGATCTGATCATTAACACCGGCTCTGCGGGCGGTCTCGCGCCAACCCTGAAAGTGGGCGACATCGTGGTTTCTGATGAAGCACGCTACCACGATGCCGATGTAACCGCCTTTGGTTACGAGTACGGCCAGCTTCCGGGCTGCCCGGCAGGCTTTAAAGCGGATGACAAACTGGTTGCCGCCGCAGAAAGCTGCATCGCCGAGCTGAACCTCAACGCCGTACGTGGCCTGATTGTCAGCGGTGATGCGTTTATTAACGGCTCCGTGAACCTGGCGAAAATCCGTCACAACTTCCCGCAGGCGATTGCCGTGGAAATGGAAGCCACCGCTATCGCTCACGTTTGTCATAACTTCAGCGTGCCTTTCGTGGTGGTTCGCGCCATCTCCGACGTGGCCGATCAGCAGTCTCACCTGAGCTTCGACGAGTTCCTCGTGGTTGCCGCCAAACAGTCCAGCCTGATGGTTGAGACGCTGGTACAGAAACTGGCGCGTGGCTAA
- the dgt gene encoding dGTPase codes for MAPIDFRTKINWHRRYRSPQGNKSEHEILRIFESDRGRIINSPAIRRLQQKTQVFPLERNAAVRTRLTHSLEVQQVGRYIAKEILSRLKEQRLLQTYGLDELTGPFESIVEMACLMHDIGNPPFGHFGEAAINDWFRQRLYPADAASQPLSDDRCLVQDLRLREGEEALNVLRRKVRQDLCHFEGNAQGIRLVHSLMRMNLTWAQVGCILKYTRPAWWQGDPPATHNYLMKKPGYYFSEESYIERLRQELFLPQYGRFPLTWIMEAADDISYCVADLEDAVEKRIFSVEGLYQHLYDAWGNHEKGSLFSQVVENAWEKSRSNTLSRSTEDQFFMYLRVNTLNKLVPYAAERFIDNIEQIYRGEFNHALLEDDSGFSQLLELYKNVAMRHVFSHPDVEQLELQGYRVITGLLEIYRPLLQLSVDDFSELVEKERVRRFPIETRLFHKLSTRHRLAYVESIGKLDRQQTDWPVLEFYYRCRLIQDYISGMTDLYAWDEYRKLMAVE; via the coding sequence ATGGCACCAATCGATTTTCGCACCAAAATTAACTGGCACCGTCGCTACCGCTCCCCACAGGGGAACAAGAGCGAACATGAGATCCTGCGGATCTTCGAAAGCGATCGCGGGCGTATCATTAACTCTCCGGCAATCCGTCGGTTGCAGCAAAAAACCCAGGTCTTTCCACTCGAACGCAACGCGGCCGTGCGCACCCGGCTCACCCACTCGCTGGAGGTGCAGCAGGTTGGCCGCTATATCGCAAAAGAGATTTTAAGCAGGCTCAAAGAGCAGCGCCTGCTGCAAACCTACGGACTGGACGAGCTGACGGGGCCGTTTGAAAGCATCGTTGAGATGGCGTGCCTGATGCACGACATCGGCAATCCGCCTTTTGGTCATTTTGGTGAAGCGGCGATCAATGACTGGTTCCGTCAGCGTCTTTATCCCGCCGATGCGGCCAGCCAGCCGCTGAGCGACGATCGTTGCCTGGTGCAGGATCTGCGGCTGCGCGAGGGCGAAGAGGCGCTGAACGTGCTGCGTCGCAAGGTGCGTCAGGATCTCTGTCATTTTGAGGGCAACGCGCAGGGGATCCGGCTGGTGCACTCCCTGATGCGCATGAACCTCACCTGGGCGCAGGTGGGGTGCATTCTGAAATATACCCGTCCCGCCTGGTGGCAGGGCGATCCCCCCGCGACGCACAATTATTTGATGAAAAAGCCGGGGTATTATTTCTCTGAAGAGAGCTATATCGAGCGCCTTCGTCAGGAACTCTTCCTGCCGCAGTATGGTCGTTTTCCATTAACCTGGATTATGGAAGCGGCGGATGATATCTCCTATTGCGTTGCCGATCTGGAAGATGCGGTCGAAAAAAGAATATTCAGCGTCGAGGGGCTTTATCAGCATCTTTATGATGCCTGGGGCAACCACGAAAAAGGGTCTTTATTTTCGCAGGTTGTCGAAAACGCCTGGGAGAAATCGCGCTCTAACACCCTGAGTCGGAGTACTGAAGATCAGTTCTTTATGTATTTACGCGTCAACACCCTGAATAAACTGGTGCCCTATGCGGCTGAGCGTTTTATAGACAATATCGAACAGATTTACCGCGGTGAATTTAATCATGCGCTGCTGGAAGACGACAGCGGATTCAGCCAACTTCTTGAACTGTATAAGAATGTCGCCATGCGGCATGTGTTCAGTCATCCGGATGTTGAGCAGCTGGAATTACAGGGCTATCGGGTAATAACCGGCCTGCTGGAGATCTACCGTCCGCTGCTGCAATTATCCGTGGACGACTTTAGCGAGCTGGTAGAAAAAGAACGGGTACGCCGTTTTCCGATTGAAACCCGGCTATTTCATAAACTTTCAACACGTCACCGGCTGGCGTATGTGGAATCGATCGGTAAATTAGACCGTCAGCAGACGGACTGGCCGGTGCTGGAGTTTTATTATCGCTGCCGCCTGATCCAGGACTATATCAGTGGAATGACGGACTTGTATGCATGGGATGAATACCGCAAGTTGATGGCGGTGGAATAA